In one window of Erwinia tasmaniensis Et1/99 DNA:
- the wzzE gene encoding ECA polysaccharide chain length modulation protein produces the protein MTYPDAADNELDIRGLCCALWCGKRWITAGGVLFALLAWIYSLLVTPQWSTTAIVDRPTVNALSGFYSQQQFLNNLDISVGSANAVPTPVIDEVYQEFVMQLFAWDTRRDFWLQSSYYQKRKSGDARQDAAFLDELIADIQLQPADSAKNINDTVKMVAETSADANILLRQYVAFANERATTHLNQELSAAWAARSIQLKAQVKRQEDVAKAIYDRQVNSVQQALKIAQQHGFEQAKTQTPSEQLPDSELFMLGRAMLQARLENLLSSGPSYGLDYYQNRAMMMTLNVGPTLVKSFQTWRYLRTPEEPVKRDSPRRALLMVMWGAVGVLVGAGTALVRRPRR, from the coding sequence ATGACATATCCTGATGCTGCTGATAACGAACTGGATATTCGTGGCCTTTGCTGCGCACTATGGTGCGGTAAACGTTGGATTACTGCTGGTGGTGTCCTGTTTGCTTTACTGGCCTGGATCTATTCACTGCTGGTGACGCCGCAATGGAGTACCACTGCCATCGTCGATCGGCCTACGGTGAATGCGTTATCCGGCTTTTATTCTCAACAGCAGTTTTTGAATAACCTGGATATCTCAGTAGGCAGTGCGAATGCGGTGCCAACCCCCGTCATTGATGAGGTGTATCAGGAGTTTGTGATGCAGCTATTTGCCTGGGATACCCGGCGTGATTTCTGGCTACAGTCCAGCTATTACCAGAAGAGAAAGAGCGGTGATGCGCGTCAGGATGCCGCGTTTCTCGACGAGCTGATCGCGGATATTCAGCTGCAGCCCGCCGATAGCGCAAAAAACATTAACGACACCGTCAAGATGGTGGCGGAAACGTCAGCCGATGCGAATATTCTTTTACGCCAGTATGTGGCCTTCGCCAATGAACGTGCTACGACCCATCTTAATCAGGAGTTGAGCGCGGCCTGGGCGGCACGCAGCATACAGTTAAAAGCTCAGGTTAAACGTCAGGAAGACGTCGCCAAAGCGATTTACGATCGCCAGGTTAACAGCGTGCAACAGGCTCTGAAAATTGCGCAGCAGCACGGGTTTGAGCAGGCGAAAACGCAAACGCCTTCCGAACAGCTGCCAGACTCGGAGCTGTTCATGCTTGGGCGCGCTATGCTGCAGGCGCGGCTAGAAAATCTGCTGTCTAGCGGCCCGTCTTACGGTCTTGATTACTACCAGAACCGGGCGATGATGATGACGCTGAACGTAGGGCCAACGCTGGTGAAATCGTTCCAGACCTGGCGTTATCTACGTACCCCGGAAGAGCCGGTGAAGCGAGACAGCCCGCGCCGCGCGCTGCTTATGGTGATGTGGGGCGCAGTGGGTGTGCTGGTCGGTGCCGGTACGGCGCTGGTTCGACGCCCCCGTCGTTAA
- the wecB gene encoding non-hydrolyzing UDP-N-acetylglucosamine 2-epimerase: MKVLTVFGTRPEAIKMAPLVHALAQDDTIESRLCVTAQHREMLDQVLHLFSIVPDYDLNIMQPGQGLTEITSRILAGLKTVFADFTPDVVLVHGDTTTTLAASLAAFYHRIPVGHVEAGLRTGDIWSPWPEEANRTLTGHLASYHFTPTAGSQQNLLRENLPAERIFVTGNTVIDALFWVRDRVLSDDGLRNGLVARYPFLSSDKKMILVTGHRRESFGEGFERICNALAEIARLHPQAQIVYPVHLNPNVSEPVNRILHGIDNVILIEPQEYLPFVWLMNRAWLILTDSGGIQEEAPSLGKPVLVMRDATERPEAVAAGTVRLVGTDGAKIVSEVTRLLTDDEAWQTMSRAHNPYGDGLACQRIVQALKNNWTTL, translated from the coding sequence GTGAAAGTATTAACGGTTTTTGGCACGCGGCCTGAAGCAATAAAAATGGCACCTCTGGTGCATGCGCTGGCGCAGGACGACACAATAGAGTCGCGCCTGTGCGTAACGGCGCAGCATCGTGAAATGCTCGATCAGGTGCTGCATTTGTTCTCCATCGTGCCGGATTACGATCTTAATATCATGCAGCCGGGTCAGGGATTGACCGAGATTACCAGTCGTATTCTTGCCGGGCTGAAGACGGTATTTGCTGATTTTACCCCTGATGTGGTGCTGGTTCACGGTGATACCACCACCACGCTGGCTGCCAGCCTGGCCGCTTTTTATCATCGTATTCCGGTTGGGCATGTGGAAGCAGGGCTGCGCACCGGCGATATCTGGTCTCCGTGGCCTGAAGAAGCAAACCGCACGCTGACCGGGCATCTGGCGAGTTATCACTTTACCCCGACCGCCGGCTCGCAGCAGAACCTGCTGCGTGAGAACCTACCGGCTGAACGGATCTTCGTGACGGGTAATACGGTGATTGACGCGCTGTTCTGGGTGCGTGACCGGGTGCTCAGTGATGATGGCTTAAGAAACGGCCTCGTGGCGCGCTATCCCTTCCTCTCCTCCGATAAAAAAATGATTCTGGTCACCGGACATCGGCGCGAAAGCTTTGGTGAGGGTTTTGAACGCATCTGCAATGCGCTGGCTGAAATTGCGCGCCTGCATCCGCAGGCACAGATCGTCTATCCGGTGCATCTTAATCCCAACGTGAGCGAGCCGGTCAATCGCATTCTGCACGGTATTGATAACGTTATTCTTATTGAGCCGCAGGAGTATCTACCGTTTGTCTGGCTGATGAATCGTGCCTGGCTCATCCTGACTGACTCGGGCGGGATTCAGGAGGAGGCACCCTCATTGGGCAAGCCGGTACTGGTGATGCGGGATGCCACCGAACGCCCTGAAGCGGTGGCTGCCGGTACGGTACGCCTTGTTGGCACTGACGGCGCGAAAATCGTGAGTGAAGTGACCCGCTTACTGACCGACGATGAAGCCTGGCAAACCATGAGCCGCGCCCACAATCCTTACGGCGATGGGCTGGCCTGCCAGCGAATTGTGCAGGCGCTGAAGAATAATTGGACAACACTATGA
- the wecC gene encoding UDP-N-acetyl-D-mannosamine dehydrogenase — MIFKTISVIGLGYIGLPTAAAFASCQRQVIGIDIKEHAVATINRGEVHFAEPDLDRAVKAAVEGGFLRAATRPQPADAFLIAVPTPFRGDHLPDMAFVQEAAESVATVLKKGDLVILESTSPVGSTEQMAQWMAAVRPDLTFPQQAGDAADIQVAYCPERVLPGQVMAELRKNDRVIGGMTDTCSQRASELYRLFVEGECVVTNSRTAEMCKLTENSFRDVNIAFANELSLICTQQGINVWELIRLANRHPRVNILQPGPGVGGHCIAVDPWFIVAQNPDLARLIRTAREVNDGKPHWVLEQVQQQVANCLMASDRRGSELKIACLGLAFKPDIDDLRESPAVQVTGMIAAWHQGTTLVVEPNVQQLPADLQEKVTLVTLEDALQQADVLVMLVDHRQFKAVDPSVLTQPWIVDTKGVWK, encoded by the coding sequence ATGATTTTCAAAACCATTTCAGTGATCGGGCTGGGCTATATTGGCCTGCCCACCGCCGCGGCCTTTGCATCATGTCAAAGGCAGGTTATCGGCATTGATATCAAAGAGCACGCGGTGGCCACCATCAATCGCGGTGAGGTTCATTTTGCCGAACCTGACCTGGATCGCGCGGTAAAAGCGGCGGTAGAGGGCGGTTTCTTACGTGCTGCCACCCGGCCGCAGCCTGCGGATGCCTTTTTGATCGCCGTACCTACGCCGTTCCGGGGCGATCACCTGCCGGATATGGCTTTCGTACAGGAGGCAGCAGAGTCCGTTGCAACGGTACTGAAAAAGGGCGATCTGGTGATCCTTGAGTCCACCTCGCCGGTAGGGTCTACCGAGCAAATGGCGCAGTGGATGGCGGCCGTCCGGCCAGATTTAACCTTCCCTCAGCAGGCGGGGGATGCCGCCGATATCCAGGTGGCCTACTGCCCGGAGCGCGTACTGCCGGGGCAAGTGATGGCCGAACTGCGCAAAAACGATCGGGTGATTGGCGGCATGACCGATACCTGTTCGCAGCGGGCCAGCGAGCTCTACAGACTTTTCGTGGAGGGCGAGTGCGTGGTCACCAATTCGCGCACGGCGGAGATGTGCAAACTCACCGAAAACAGCTTCCGCGATGTGAACATCGCTTTTGCCAATGAGCTGTCGCTGATTTGTACCCAGCAGGGGATCAACGTCTGGGAATTAATCCGGCTGGCAAACCGCCATCCGCGCGTCAATATTCTACAGCCTGGCCCTGGCGTGGGCGGCCACTGTATTGCCGTCGACCCGTGGTTTATCGTGGCCCAGAACCCGGATCTGGCGCGCCTGATCCGCACCGCGCGTGAAGTTAACGATGGTAAGCCGCACTGGGTACTGGAACAGGTGCAGCAGCAGGTTGCCAACTGTCTGATGGCAAGCGACCGTCGCGGCAGCGAGCTGAAAATAGCCTGCCTTGGGCTGGCGTTTAAGCCCGATATCGATGATTTGCGTGAAAGCCCGGCGGTTCAGGTCACCGGAATGATCGCCGCCTGGCATCAGGGCACAACGCTGGTGGTTGAGCCAAACGTGCAGCAACTTCCCGCCGACTTGCAGGAAAAGGTCACGCTGGTCACGCTGGAAGACGCTCTACAGCAGGCTGACGTGCTGGTGATGCTGGTCGATCATCGGCAGTTTAAGGCGGTCGATCCGTCCGTGCTCACCCAGCCGTGGATTGTTGATACTAAAGGGGTGTGGAAGTGA
- the rfbB gene encoding dTDP-glucose 4,6-dehydratase gives MRRILVTGGAGFIGSAVVRHILSSTQDRVLVLDKLSYAGNLASLDPVADNPRFTFKKVDICDRAALDAEVAAFQPQLIMHLAAESHVDRSIDGPLAFVETNIVGTYMMLESARHYWASLPAPEKSAFIFHHISTDEVFGDLENDTDFFTETTPYAPSSPYSATKASSDHLVRAWYRTYGLPVIVTNCSNNYGPYHFPEKLIPLMIINALAGKPLPVYGDGGQIRDWLYVDDHARALYQVVTTGKAGETYNIGGHNERRNIDVIETLCALLEELAPQKPRGLLYYRDLITRVTDRPGHDRRYAIDAGKIERELGWRPQETFESGMRKTVSWFIHNPAWWQGVLDGSYRGERLGLSL, from the coding sequence GTGAGGCGTATCCTGGTCACCGGCGGTGCCGGATTTATCGGCTCTGCGGTTGTCCGCCACATCCTGTCTTCCACGCAGGATCGGGTTCTGGTGCTGGATAAGCTCAGCTATGCCGGCAACCTTGCCTCTTTAGATCCGGTTGCCGATAACCCGCGTTTCACCTTCAAAAAAGTTGATATCTGTGACCGCGCCGCGTTGGATGCGGAAGTCGCGGCCTTTCAGCCGCAGCTGATCATGCATCTGGCGGCAGAAAGCCACGTTGACCGCTCCATTGATGGCCCGCTGGCGTTTGTTGAAACCAATATTGTCGGCACCTATATGATGCTGGAGTCCGCCAGACATTATTGGGCCTCGTTGCCTGCACCAGAGAAATCGGCCTTCATTTTTCACCATATCTCTACTGATGAAGTTTTTGGCGATCTGGAAAATGACACCGATTTCTTCACCGAAACCACGCCTTATGCTCCCAGCAGCCCCTATTCTGCGACCAAAGCGAGCAGCGATCACTTAGTTCGCGCCTGGTATCGTACCTATGGCCTGCCGGTGATTGTCACCAACTGTTCCAACAATTACGGCCCCTACCATTTCCCGGAAAAACTGATCCCCCTGATGATTATCAATGCGTTAGCGGGTAAGCCGCTGCCGGTTTATGGAGATGGCGGGCAGATCCGTGACTGGCTGTATGTTGATGACCATGCACGTGCGCTTTATCAAGTGGTGACCACCGGCAAGGCGGGAGAAACCTACAATATCGGCGGTCACAATGAACGGCGTAATATTGACGTCATTGAAACGCTGTGCGCCCTGCTGGAAGAGCTGGCGCCGCAGAAGCCGCGCGGTTTACTTTATTATCGCGACCTGATCACCCGCGTTACCGACAGGCCCGGCCACGATCGACGTTATGCTATTGACGCCGGTAAAATTGAGCGCGAACTGGGCTGGCGTCCACAGGAAACGTTTGAAAGCGGCATGCGTAAAACCGTGAGCTGGTTTATCCATAATCCTGCCTGGTGGCAAGGTGTGCTGGATGGCAGCTACCGGGGGGAACGCCTGGGGTTATCTTTATGA
- the rfbA gene encoding glucose-1-phosphate thymidylyltransferase RfbA has protein sequence MKGIVLAGGSGTRLHPITRGLSKQLLPVYDKPMIYYPLSVLMLAGIREILIITTPEDKPHYQRLLGDGHEFGVQLTYAEQATPDGLAQAFILGEAFIGEDSCCLVLGDNIFFGQGFSPKLKQAVGNPSGATVFAYQVMDPERFGVVAFDDNFRALSLEEKPSQPMSRWAVTGLYFYDNRVVEFAKRVRPSVRGELEITSINQMYLECGELNVQLLGRGFAWLDTGTHDSLIEASTFVQTVEKRQGFKIACLEEIGWRNGWLSDDEVRRSAAALAKTGYGQYLSDLLHVHPRQY, from the coding sequence ATGAAAGGTATCGTTCTTGCCGGGGGATCAGGTACGCGCCTGCACCCCATTACACGGGGGCTGTCCAAGCAGCTGCTGCCCGTTTATGACAAACCGATGATCTATTACCCGCTGTCGGTGCTAATGCTGGCGGGTATTCGTGAGATTTTAATTATCACCACGCCGGAAGATAAGCCGCACTATCAGCGGCTGCTGGGGGACGGGCATGAGTTTGGCGTTCAGCTTACCTATGCCGAGCAGGCGACCCCCGATGGCCTGGCACAGGCTTTTATTCTCGGCGAGGCGTTTATTGGCGAAGACAGCTGCTGCCTGGTGCTGGGCGATAATATCTTCTTCGGCCAGGGGTTTAGCCCCAAGCTGAAGCAGGCGGTAGGAAATCCCTCCGGTGCGACCGTGTTCGCCTACCAGGTGATGGACCCGGAACGTTTTGGCGTCGTGGCGTTCGACGACAACTTCCGCGCCCTGTCGCTGGAAGAAAAACCCAGCCAGCCGATGTCGCGCTGGGCGGTGACGGGCCTCTATTTCTATGACAATCGTGTGGTTGAGTTTGCCAAACGGGTGCGGCCATCGGTACGGGGTGAGTTAGAAATTACCTCCATTAATCAGATGTACCTGGAGTGCGGTGAGCTGAACGTGCAGCTGCTGGGGCGAGGTTTTGCCTGGCTGGATACCGGCACGCACGACAGCCTGATTGAGGCCAGCACCTTTGTGCAGACGGTGGAAAAACGCCAGGGGTTTAAGATCGCCTGTCTGGAGGAGATCGGCTGGCGCAACGGCTGGCTGTCGGACGATGAGGTACGCCGCTCTGCGGCTGCGTTGGCAAAAACCGGCTACGGCCAGTATTTATCTGACTTGCTGCATGTCCATCCACGCCAGTATTAA
- the rffC gene encoding dTDP-4-amino-4,6-dideoxy-D-galactose acyltransferase, translating into MSIHASIKPLEWESAFFGRRCALLELKGDSMLDAARLDDWDLVQVKVMAQQSAELDALNALGFRLVEGEADCVLGIAAVERPAGIRIARVEHIPPLRHAAAELFIYSRFRFPWFAAGDSGRFYAQWIENAVRGTFDHQCLLAVDEKGAMQGFVSLRELSDGTGRIGLLAVLPEYQGLGIGQRLMDAANDWCRARRLTRLHVATQLGNLSALRLYLRCGGVIERTAYWLYREII; encoded by the coding sequence ATGTCCATCCACGCCAGTATTAAGCCCCTGGAGTGGGAGAGCGCCTTTTTTGGCCGCCGCTGCGCACTGCTGGAGCTGAAAGGCGACAGCATGCTGGATGCGGCGCGGCTGGACGACTGGGATCTGGTGCAGGTCAAGGTGATGGCACAGCAGAGCGCCGAGCTGGACGCGCTGAACGCGCTGGGTTTCCGTCTGGTCGAAGGGGAAGCGGACTGCGTGCTGGGTATTGCCGCCGTTGAGCGCCCGGCCGGTATCCGAATCGCCCGCGTGGAGCATATCCCGCCGCTTCGCCATGCGGCGGCAGAACTGTTCATCTACAGCCGCTTTCGCTTCCCCTGGTTTGCTGCCGGAGACAGCGGACGCTTCTATGCGCAGTGGATTGAGAACGCCGTGCGCGGCACCTTTGATCACCAGTGCCTGCTGGCGGTAGACGAAAAGGGTGCGATGCAGGGTTTTGTTTCGCTGCGTGAGCTGTCGGATGGCACCGGGCGCATTGGTCTGCTGGCCGTGTTGCCAGAATATCAGGGGCTGGGCATCGGCCAGCGGCTCATGGATGCCGCCAATGACTGGTGCCGGGCTCGTCGCCTCACACGGCTCCACGTTGCAACGCAGCTGGGTAATCTCTCCGCGTTGCGTCTTTATTTGCGCTGCGGTGGCGTCATTGAACGCACCGCCTACTGGCTATACAGGGAAATCATATGA
- the rffA gene encoding dTDP-4-amino-4,6-dideoxygalactose transaminase — protein sequence MIPFNAPPVVGTEIEYMQSAMSSGKLCGDGGFTRRCQQWMEQRFGSHKVLLTPSCTASLEMAAILLDIQPGDEVIMPSYTFVSTANAFVLRGAVIVFVDVRPDTMNIDENLIEAAITEKTKAIVAVHYAGVACEMDTIMALAEKYRLWVVEDAAQGVMSTYKGRALGTIGHIGCFSFHETKNYTAGGEGGATLVNEAALVERAEIIREKGTNRSQFFRGQVDKYTWRDIGSSYLMADLQAAYLWAQLEVAEAVNQQRLRLWQNYHDALQPIAARGRITLPAIPAGCEHNAHMFWLKLRDGCDRSALIAWLKEAEILAVFHYIPLHSSPAGRRFGRFCGEDRCTQQESDRLLRLPLFYNLSDNNQKTVIGSLLSYFS from the coding sequence ATGATCCCGTTTAACGCTCCACCCGTGGTGGGCACTGAAATCGAATACATGCAGTCGGCGATGAGCAGCGGTAAGCTGTGCGGTGACGGTGGTTTTACCCGCCGTTGCCAGCAGTGGATGGAGCAGCGTTTCGGCAGCCATAAGGTGCTGCTGACCCCATCCTGTACCGCTTCGCTTGAAATGGCGGCGATCCTGCTGGATATTCAGCCCGGCGATGAAGTGATTATGCCGAGCTATACCTTTGTGTCTACCGCCAATGCGTTTGTACTGCGTGGCGCCGTCATCGTGTTTGTCGACGTACGTCCGGACACGATGAACATTGACGAAAACCTGATCGAAGCGGCAATCACAGAAAAAACCAAAGCGATTGTTGCGGTGCATTATGCTGGCGTGGCCTGCGAGATGGACACCATTATGGCGCTGGCGGAAAAGTATCGGCTATGGGTGGTTGAGGATGCCGCTCAGGGGGTGATGTCGACCTATAAAGGACGGGCGCTCGGCACGATTGGCCATATCGGCTGCTTCAGCTTCCATGAAACCAAAAACTATACCGCCGGTGGGGAAGGGGGCGCAACGCTTGTCAATGAGGCGGCGCTGGTCGAGCGGGCGGAGATTATCCGCGAGAAGGGCACGAACCGCAGCCAGTTCTTCCGTGGACAGGTGGATAAGTATACCTGGCGCGATATCGGCTCCAGCTACCTGATGGCCGACCTGCAGGCTGCCTATCTCTGGGCGCAGCTGGAAGTGGCGGAAGCCGTTAACCAGCAGAGGCTGCGCCTGTGGCAAAATTACCATGATGCCCTGCAACCGATTGCCGCACGAGGGCGTATCACGCTGCCTGCCATTCCTGCTGGCTGCGAACACAATGCGCATATGTTCTGGCTGAAACTGCGCGATGGCTGCGATCGCAGCGCGCTGATTGCCTGGCTGAAAGAGGCAGAGATCCTCGCCGTATTCCACTATATTCCACTGCACAGCTCCCCTGCCGGACGGCGCTTCGGCCGTTTCTGCGGTGAGGACCGCTGCACGCAGCAGGAGAGCGATCGACTGCTGCGTCTGCCGCTCTTTTATAACCTCTCTGACAATAATCAGAAAACGGTGATCGGCTCTTTATTGAGTTACTTCTCCTGA
- the wzxE gene encoding lipid III flippase WzxE, with product MSLARASMWTAASTLIKIVAGLLVVKMLAVSYGPAGVGQAGNFRQLITVLGVLAGAGIFNGVTKYVAQFQQQPAQLRAVVGSASSMVLGFSILLGLVFLLFAAPISRALFGHDDYQQVIRIVAFLQMGIAWANLALALMKGFRDAAGNAIALIVGSPIGVAAWFVCYWLGGYSGALVGLAMVPTLVVVPAFILLARRDRLPMNYLLPRWQPEYVRSLGKFTLMALITAVTLPLAWMMMRNLLAQHAGWEQVGLWQGVSSISDAYLQFITASFSVWLLPTLARLQRKEDIAREILKALRFVLPAVAAASFTVWLLRDVAIWLLFSSEFHAMRDLFIWQLIGDVLKVGCYVFGYLVIAKASLRFYLLTEVSQFVLLSGFSRWLIPLHGATGAAQAYMATYIAYFALCAGIFIIYRRRV from the coding sequence ATGTCACTGGCGAGAGCATCCATGTGGACGGCGGCCTCCACGCTGATAAAAATTGTTGCCGGACTGCTGGTGGTAAAGATGCTGGCGGTCTCTTACGGACCGGCCGGAGTCGGACAGGCGGGAAACTTCCGTCAGCTGATTACCGTACTGGGAGTACTGGCCGGGGCCGGCATTTTCAACGGCGTCACTAAATACGTGGCGCAGTTTCAGCAGCAGCCCGCGCAGCTGCGTGCGGTTGTTGGCAGCGCATCGTCGATGGTGCTGGGGTTCTCTATCCTGCTGGGGCTGGTCTTCCTGCTGTTTGCCGCGCCAATCAGCCGGGCGCTGTTCGGCCACGATGATTATCAGCAGGTCATCCGCATCGTTGCGTTTCTGCAAATGGGGATTGCCTGGGCTAACCTGGCGCTGGCGCTGATGAAGGGCTTCCGCGATGCCGCCGGCAACGCTATTGCCCTGATTGTCGGCAGCCCGATCGGCGTTGCCGCGTGGTTTGTCTGCTACTGGCTGGGGGGTTACAGCGGCGCGCTGGTTGGACTGGCAATGGTGCCCACGCTGGTGGTGGTGCCCGCTTTTATTTTACTGGCGCGGCGTGACCGCCTGCCGATGAACTATCTGTTACCCCGATGGCAGCCGGAGTATGTTCGTAGCCTGGGGAAGTTTACCCTGATGGCACTCATCACCGCCGTCACGCTGCCGCTGGCCTGGATGATGATGCGTAACCTGCTGGCGCAGCATGCCGGATGGGAGCAGGTGGGGCTGTGGCAGGGGGTTAGCAGCATCTCGGATGCTTACCTGCAGTTTATTACCGCCTCGTTCAGCGTCTGGCTGCTGCCGACCCTGGCGCGTCTGCAAAGAAAAGAGGACATCGCGCGGGAAATCCTGAAGGCCCTGCGCTTCGTATTACCGGCGGTGGCCGCGGCAAGCTTTACCGTCTGGCTGCTGCGCGATGTTGCTATCTGGCTGCTGTTCTCCAGCGAGTTTCACGCCATGCGCGATCTGTTTATTTGGCAGCTGATCGGCGATGTGCTCAAAGTGGGCTGTTACGTTTTTGGCTATCTGGTGATCGCCAAAGCCTCACTGCGCTTTTATCTGCTGACGGAAGTGAGCCAGTTTGTACTGCTTAGCGGATTTTCCCGTTGGCTGATCCCGCTGCACGGTGCGACGGGTGCAGCTCAGGCCTATATGGCGACCTATATCGCTTATTTTGCACTCTGTGCCGGCATTTTTATTATTTACCGTAGAAGAGTATGA
- a CDS encoding TDP-N-acetylfucosamine:lipid II N-acetylfucosaminyltransferase, whose amino-acid sequence MTTVIHLLGSDIPHHNQTVLNFFDRTLSAEAPTAAARQFWLVSGQPEPAESFPRLNVRVFADKATLASAVIDAGRRQRELRFFCHGQFNLRLWLALLSGKLRRGQVYWHIWGADLYEDAAGLKFRLFYLMRRLAQKRVAHVFATRGDINHFHQRNPQIPASLLYFPTRLAQHVAPSERTNGPLTILLGNSGDASNRHIQALEEIRQQFGAGTKVIVPLGYPPDNEAYIQRVREAADALFAPGMVQLLTDKLAFSDYLQLLSRCHLGYFIFQRQQGIGTLCLLMQANVPFVLSRQNPFWQDLVEQQVPVLFNSDRLDTATINEARRQMLQVDKKQVAFFEPGYLAGWRQALRLVEGDDA is encoded by the coding sequence ATGACCACAGTAATTCATCTTTTAGGCTCGGATATTCCACATCATAACCAGACGGTGCTGAATTTTTTCGATCGCACCTTATCTGCCGAGGCACCCACGGCGGCAGCGCGTCAGTTTTGGCTGGTGAGCGGGCAACCGGAACCGGCGGAGTCGTTTCCCCGGCTGAACGTTCGCGTGTTTGCCGATAAGGCGACACTGGCCAGCGCCGTGATTGACGCGGGTCGTCGGCAGCGTGAGCTGCGCTTCTTCTGTCACGGTCAGTTCAATCTGCGTCTGTGGCTGGCGCTGCTGTCGGGCAAACTCCGGCGCGGCCAGGTTTACTGGCACATCTGGGGGGCCGATTTGTATGAAGATGCGGCCGGGCTGAAATTTCGCCTGTTTTACCTGATGCGACGTCTGGCGCAAAAACGCGTTGCGCATGTGTTCGCCACGCGCGGTGATATCAATCACTTTCACCAGCGCAATCCGCAGATCCCGGCTTCGCTGCTCTATTTTCCCACCCGCCTGGCACAGCACGTCGCGCCCAGCGAGCGGACGAATGGCCCACTGACCATACTGCTCGGGAATTCGGGAGATGCCAGCAATCGCCACATTCAGGCACTGGAGGAGATCCGTCAGCAGTTTGGTGCCGGGACTAAGGTGATCGTGCCGCTGGGATACCCGCCTGACAATGAAGCCTACATCCAGCGCGTGCGTGAAGCCGCTGACGCTTTGTTTGCGCCCGGCATGGTGCAGCTGCTGACCGATAAGCTGGCATTCAGTGACTACCTGCAGCTGCTCAGCCGTTGCCATCTGGGCTACTTTATTTTTCAACGTCAGCAGGGAATTGGCACGCTTTGTCTGCTGATGCAGGCAAATGTGCCTTTTGTACTCAGTCGCCAAAATCCGTTCTGGCAGGATTTGGTCGAACAACAGGTGCCGGTGCTGTTCAATAGCGACCGGCTGGATACGGCAACGATAAATGAGGCCCGGCGTCAGATGCTACAGGTCGATAAGAAACAGGTCGCCTTTTTCGAGCCGGGCTATCTCGCAGGCTGGCGGCAGGCGTTGCGTTTGGTCGAAGGAGATGACGCATGA